CATTTATATCTTTTAAAGGGTGAAGCATCATCTCTCGAAGTAAACGTCCACCCATAGGGGTGAGTGTTCTGTCCAATACACTGAAAAGCGTTTTTTCTTTTTCACCATATAAGCGGCGAAATACCTCAAGATGGTTAAGAGTGATATTATCTAATACCATAAATTCGCTTAAATTATAAGTTTTTAAATTAGAAATATGAGGAAGGATTGTTTTTTGAGCTTCTTTTGCATACTGCAAAAGCCAGGCTGAAGCCATTATAGCTGCTGGCCATTCTGAAAGCCCTAATGGTTTTAAAGACCGAATATTAAAATGATTCTTTAACAATTGAGTAGAGGCTTTTAAATCAAGCCTGTCTTTTTCAAAAGAAACAATAAATGTTTGTTTTAAATCAAATTTTAAAGTAAGATTTTCAGGTATAAGCAATTCTTTTGGCTCAAGTCGCCCAATTTCTTCAAAGATTTCTTCTAAATTATTTGATTCTGTAGCTTTAAACTCTCCAGTAGAAATGTCTAAATAAGCAAGACCGTATTTGTTGCTCCATTCACAAATAGCAGCTAAATAATTGCTTTTGTTGGCTTGAAGAAATTCTGGCTCAAGGATCATGCCAGGAGTAATGACCTGAACTACTTCTCGGCGGACAATCCCTTTTGCTAGTTTAGGATCTTCTACTTGTTCGCAAATAGCTACTTTATAACCTCGATTTATAAGTTTAGGCAGATAACTTGAAAGAGCATGATAAGGGATACCACACATAGGGATAGGATCAGGGCTATCCTTTTGACGAGAAGTAAGGGATATTTCTAAAATTTCTGAAGCAATTTTTGCGTCTTCAAAAAACATTTCATAAAAGTCTCCCATACGAAAGAATAAAATAGCATCTGGGTACTGACGCTTGATTTCAAGATATTGACGCATAGCAGGTGTAAGTGATTTATTTTCTAGCTTCATGAGCTTTACCAAGTATCTAATTATATTAATTCGTGCTGTCCAAAGAAAAAGGCAATTTCAATAGTAGCATTTTCAGGAGAATCTGAACCATGTACAGTATTTTTCCCTTTGCTTAAAGCCAAGTCTGCACGAATAGTACCTGGTGCAGCCTCCTTTGGATCAGTTGCTCCCATAATTTCTCTTACTTTAGAAACTGCATTTTTTCCTTCAAGTACCATAGCTACAATAGGTCCTGAACTCATATATTCAGTTAATTCTTCAAAAAAAGGTTTTCCTTGATGAACAGCATAAAAAGCCTCTGCCTTTTTTTTATTTAAATGGAGCATTTTTAAACCTATTATTTTAAAACCAGCAGTTTCAAACCTTTTAATTATCTCTCCGATTAAATTGCGCTCAACTCCATCTGGTTTTATAAGTACAAGTGTTCTTTCCATTTTTCCCTCCTATTGTGTTATAGCCATATTCATCTTTTTATATCCTGCAGGAATATTGAAAATTGATGAAGGGATAGGTTTTTTAGATATATTGATAAGTAAAATTTCTCCAGCTATTTTTCCATTTTTGAAAACTGCTTGTTTTACTAATAATGGCTTTTTTATTCCGAAACGAAGAAATTCATCTTCATTAGAAATATATTTTATATCTATTTGTTTTAAAAAATTTGGATAAAACTGAGTATAAAAATCAACAAAATGGAAACAAATTTCAAAGTCTTTTTCTTTTATCCCTGCACTGTTAATTTCCGCAACCCAAAATTTAGCCTGTTCTTTATGGCCATTTATATCTATTTCACACCCTTCAATTACTGTAGTCAAAATCCCATTTATTTTTTCTTTCCCTTTTACTATTCCATGTTCACATGGATGAAGCTTTTTTTGATTCTGCATCATAGTTTCTGCCATTGCTTGGGCTTCTGGTGGCATTTGAGCCATCATTTGTTCCATCATCATTTTCATTTGCTGAAGATAAGCTTCATCCATTACAAAATATTCCTTTGTTTGGTGGTTAATTATAATCATTTCTCTTTTTGGCACTTCTCTATAAATCATACTAGTTTTACCTGCATCAGTACGCATTGCGCTTTTACTAAAAAACATAATCATACTTTCATCAGAAAATATACCCTTTCCTACATACTTAAGTGTTAAATCTGCAAAGGCTTGTGAACTTAATAAAAACATAAATATCACTAAAATTAAAAATTTCTTCATAATTCTCCCTCCTAATTTCTTTTTCCCCAACCTCCGCCTCCTGGGGTTTTAATAATTAATCTATCACCTTTTCTTACTTCAAAATTTATTTTTCCAGGTAATTTTATTTCTTTTTCCCCAGAAATAACAATATTTTCCCCTTGTTTTCCTGCACTACCACCTTTAAGTCCATAAGGAGCATAACAGCGACGTTCTGAAAGAATAGTTACAGTGCAAGGAGAAAGAAAATAATATATTCTTACAAGCCCATCCCCTCCCTGAAAATATCCTTTACCTCCTGAACCTTTACGCAAA
The sequence above is drawn from the Candidatus Desulfofervidus auxilii genome and encodes:
- the ndk gene encoding nucleoside-diphosphate kinase, giving the protein MERTLVLIKPDGVERNLIGEIIKRFETAGFKIIGLKMLHLNKKKAEAFYAVHQGKPFFEELTEYMSSGPIVAMVLEGKNAVSKVREIMGATDPKEAAPGTIRADLALSKGKNTVHGSDSPENATIEIAFFFGQHELI
- a CDS encoding DUF4412 domain-containing protein; this translates as MKKFLILVIFMFLLSSQAFADLTLKYVGKGIFSDESMIMFFSKSAMRTDAGKTSMIYREVPKREMIIINHQTKEYFVMDEAYLQQMKMMMEQMMAQMPPEAQAMAETMMQNQKKLHPCEHGIVKGKEKINGILTTVIEGCEIDINGHKEQAKFWVAEINSAGIKEKDFEICFHFVDFYTQFYPNFLKQIDIKYISNEDEFLRFGIKKPLLVKQAVFKNGKIAGEILLINISKKPIPSSIFNIPAGYKKMNMAITQ